A portion of the Haliaeetus albicilla chromosome 5, bHalAlb1.1, whole genome shotgun sequence genome contains these proteins:
- the ACTR10 gene encoding actin-related protein 10, translating to MPLYEGLGSGGEKTAVVIDLGEAFTKCGFAGETGPRCIIPSEIKKPDVAKPIKVVQCNINTEELYSYLKEFIHMLYFRHLLVNPRDRRVVIIESVLCPTHFRDTLTRVLFKHFEVPSVLFAPSHLMSLLTLGINSAMVLDCGYRESLVLPIYEGIPILSCWGSLPLGGKAIHKELEYQLLEQCTVDTGLAKGQSLPSVMGSVPEDIVEDIKVRTCFVSDLQRGLKIQAAKFNIDGSAERPSPPPDVDYPLDGEKILHVVGSIRDSVVEILFEQDNEETSVATLILDSLIQCPIDTRKQLAENLVVIGGTAMLPGFLHRLMAEIRYLIEKPKYKEALATKTFRIHTPPAKPNCVAWLGGAIFGALQDILGSRSVSKEYYSQTGRIPDWCCLNNPPLEMMFDVGKAPPPLMKRAFSTEK from the exons ATGCCGCTCTACGAGGGCCTGGGCAGCGGCGGGGAGAAGACTGCCGTGGTGATAGACCTGGGCGAGGCCTTCACCAA GTGTGGTTTTGCAGGAGAAACAGGACCAAGATGCATTATTCCTAGTGAAATAAAGAAACCCGATGTCGCAAAG CCTATCAAAGTTGTTCAGTGTAATATTAATACAGAAGAGCTATATTCATATCTGAAGGAATTTATCCATATGCTGTATTTCAG ACATCTGCTGGTGAATCCCAGAGACCGTCGTGTTGTGATCATAGAATCTGTCTTGTGCCCTACACACTTCAGAGACACGCTCACAAGAGTCCTTTTCAAGCATTTTGAG GTAccttcagttttgtttgctcCAAGTCATCTAATGTCTCTCCTGACACTTGGGATCAATTCTGCCATGGTGCTAGACTGTGGATATAGAGAAAGCTTGGTGCTGCCT ATATATGAGGGAATTCCGATTCTGAGCTGCTGGGGTTCTCTTCCTCTGGGAGGAAAGGCTATCCACAA GGAGCTGGAATATCAATTGTTGGAGCAGTGCACAGTTGATACAGGATTAGCCAAAGGACAAAGCCTTCCATCTGTGATGG gctCAGTTCCAGAAGACATAGTAGAGGATATAAAAG TCCGCACTTGTTTTGTGAGTGATCTCCAACGTGGACTGAAAATCCAGGCAGCCAAGTTCAACATTGATGGCAGTGCTGAG cGTCCTTCACCACCTCCAGACGTGGACTATCCTTTAGATGGAGAAAAGATTCTCCATGTAGTTGGCTCCATCAG AGACTCTGTTGTCGAAATACTGTTTGAACAGGATAATGAAGAGACATCTGTTGCCACTTTGATCTTAGATTCACTCATTCAG TGTCCAATAGACACCAGGAAGCAGTTGGCAGAGAACTTGGTAGTTATTGGTGGCACGGCTATGTTGCCAGGATTCCTTCACAGGCTCATGGCTGAAATCAGATACCTGATAGAGAAACCAAAATACAAAGAAGCACTTGCCACTAAAACCTTCAGAATTCACACTCCACCTGCCAAACCCAACTGTGTGGCCTGGCTGGGAG GAGCCATTTTTGGAGCACTTCAGGACATACTTGGGAGCCGGTCTGTGTCCAAAGAATATTACAGCCAGACAGGCCGCATACCTGACTGGTGTTGTCTTAATAATCCTCCGCTGGAAATGATGTTTGATGTTGGAAAAGCACCCCCGCCATTAATGAAGAGGGCTTTTTCTACTGAGAAATAA